TATAAAAGTTTTATCAGTGAGTGCTCCTTATGCAGAAGATGGAACCATAGCTGCAGATGTTTGCACCAGTTATAaaataaatctaaaaataaaccAACTCctctctaaaacaaacaaacaaaacagagctATCTTGGAACAAGGGAGTGTCATGTGAAAGCATATACACCTCAGGAGTGATTTTTCTATTCACCAGGAAACTGGCATACAATTAAGTGTCTCTTGATGTCTAGCAGTACCACAGCACAAAGAAATCAGCACCAGACAGAGCTCTACATTTCTTGAATGTAAGATCATAGGAATAGTCTACACTGCAGAAGCATAATAATTAACCCAAAGTATTTGACTGTACCTTGTGGTGGCTGTGGGAAAATATCTCCAGGACCTCTGGGCGTAACAGATCGTGGTTTTTATTCAGAAACTTGTGGACCTGTAAAGCCAAATTCCACATCActctcatttgtttttaaaaactacatTAACTACATTTAAAAACTactcacttacctaggagtaaactAAACTAAAGTCCATCAATGGGACTTCTTCGTAGACAAGTTCAGGAGTGCACTGTGAATCTCCTATCAGTATAGTTCTTAGTTTACTCACAATCCTGATTTCCAGCCTTTTCCCcaactcattattattattattattattattattattattattattattattattattttccaaggAAGATTTTCACAGAACggattcatttgttgagacattagtgttacattaggaagaaaagggggagagagctggaggggggaaaggcaagtggggggtggggtcaggtggcgatgtttctattttacttaatatatgtgtggggttttgtgtcagcgtcacttgtgcaggttcactgctattcgcttgtgttcctttggtggtgaaaGAGGTTGCGGGTGGGCCTAGGACAGGGGtccgcaaactaaggcccgggggccggatgcggcccaattgccgtctaaatccggcccacggacggtccggtaatcagcatgtttttacatgagtagaatgtgtccttttttaaaaaaatgcatctctgggttatttgtggggtctccctggtgtttttacatgagtagaatgtgtccttttatttaaaatgcatctctgggttatttgtggggcataggaattcgttcattccccccccccaaaaaaatatagtccggcccccccacaaggtctgagggacagtggaccggccccctgctgaaaaagtttgctgacccctggcctaggacgTGGTTGTTCGTTTGTGATATGGCTCCCCTTTCAGCCCCAACTCTTGACTTGTTTTTGCAGATTGGAAAACAGGATAGCTGCCTGCGAAGCTGGAGCTCCACTATCCAGTCTAATAAACAATTTTCCCCAACCCGAATCAAGTAATAATAATCAAAGTCATAATTTCAGTTCTATtttcccaccccccccaaaaaagttgtctAGCCCTTCTTTTTCTAAAGAACCATTCAATACACTGGACAGTGTTCAAGTAAGTTGTTGCATACCTGAAACGGGGACTACTCTCACAATGGGACTTCTCCCTCTATTTTCCagtaaatctgctctggagggttggagaaaAACCAAGAACAGATTTAAGGAAATAAGACAGGGGGAGTCTTATTGAGCGAGTGGACCTCATTCGGTGTATGCATACCCCATTTAGCGCTACATAGAATTCTACTCTAGATAACAGATTGGAAGAGGACAGAAGATTGGAAGATTGGATTACTAGCAGTAAAGTGGCACTTGTTTATGCTGCCATCCAGAACCTCTCCAGATTTGCACTCTCCAGCAAATTAACATATCCTActtcaggcacaggcaaactccggccctccagatgtttgggactacaattcccatcatccctagctaacaggaccaatggtcagggaggataggaatagtagtcccaaacatctggagggccggagtttgcctatgtgtTGCTTgagctaggccaggggtccccagactagggcccgggggccacatacagcccccgaggctcttttatgcagcccccagGGACCCCTGCCACTCGCTCTTACCGGTGCGGTGAGCTGCTGACTTCCGACCCAGAAAAgcaacggaaatagcttgtgtgcacgcacaagcgtcatttccgatgtacttccgggttggaggcttctgcacatgcgcacaaactatttccgGCGCtctccaggtcgggagtgtgccagaaatagcgtttgcacatgGGCGCACACAGctgcgcgctcccccaccctccggcccaccacgcaatcggcgcggcgggcatctggcccaaagccgggtaggTTTGGAGACCCCTGAGCTAGGCAAACAAGTGCAGGTTAAACAGGGAAAGCAGGGAATGTTGGAGGGAAGCAGGCTCCTATATACCTGGTAGGTAACTGGTCCTGCATAATGCTGCACAGTGAAGACAGGCAAAGGCAGCTTTGGCTTGACATACCAAGGACTGTTGGCATGATGGTAATGGCACTTCTGCAAGAAGGTGTGGTCTGTGGCCTGGATAGGAGACAAAACTCTTCACACACAGCAAAATAACAACTAGAAGTTGGGCATTTAGGCTGTGTGCATGCTATACCTTTCAAGCACATTTGGAAGaacaaccccaccaccaccaccaccaaaaagaaaGAATGCTTGGCAATGCAATGTAGCCCTCACAGAGTCggcatgtactttaaatgtatagtgcatatgCAGCTATTGTGTCACCAACCCCATGATGTGGAACTGTCGACGAGCTGAGATTTGGCAGGTATCCTTGCTTTTGAATTTCAGGCATCTCTTCAAGGCTTTTTTATGCTGACAGGTCTGTGCTGCTGTTTGAAGCTGTTTTGACTGGCCTGTGGTTGtaatgcttgcttttttttaatgttgaaacaaaataaaaaaattctttccagcagcaccttagagaccaactaagtttgtcttaggtatgagctttcaggggtcctttacctttacaggcaCCCATGTGTCACCCACGTACATGCAGCGAATCTGATTAAATACTCTTGTCAAACTTTCTCTCTCCTTGTGTGTGTTGCTCACCAGATTTAGGTATAACCTACCTCCTGTAACACTTCAACAAAATCCAGTGTAAGAAAAAATAACATTCTGAGGAAGAGGCACTCATGAACCCTCTTTGAGAGCACCCATTTTGCTACTTCTCTATGAACAAAAATACCCCTGGACCCAACATGCAAATATGAAAGGGATATCTAAAAACTCCTGACCTGCGATAGTAAAGTCTGATCGTCCAGGATGCGCATAATCCCATGGGGCTTTGCAGCTATCAGATCTAAGCAGGACTCGCTAGGTAtcttggacacaggactccagatgAGGTCTTCTTCTGCATACTCCTCCTAATGGTCAAAGGAAATTCAAACGAAGCCTGCATCCATAATATCAAATGTGTCATTCTGTAAACCAGAGCGTTCCAAACTGTGTGCCGCGACACATTAGTGCGTCGGCTACAGTGTGCAGGTGTGTCGCATGAACACTCTccacgctcctcctggggctggaaaggggttagttcgGCCTCcgatttgctagtaaaactggatTACtttgtcgcaaaatgatgcatttctaaaaagtgtgtcaccaacattaaAAGTTTGGCAAGCTCTGCTGTAAATATTTCCTAATCTATGGTTCGGCTATCTTTTCCCCACAATACATACAAAAACACACCCTTTGTATAAAACATTTGCATGAGAGGTAGGAAGCTATGAGAAGACAGGTTGATAAGGAGGACTCTGTTTTCATGATTCAATGATGCTGGTTAGAGCCACCTGTATACATATCAAGTCTTTGTGCCTTTATTCCGAGTGCTCACAAACTAAAAGACAAGATCTATGCATGAAATTGGCCCCAACCAGCCACAATGAATCATGCAAACAGGTGAAGGATTCAGACCCGCGAATGTATTGTGAATTTTTTCTTTATCAACTTGTCTTTTCAAAGCTGAAGAGCAATAACACAAAGCTGCCTCTGTGCAATGCAATGGTTCCCTCTTTTGCTCCTGGACAAGTTGTACACCTACCTACATGTACCTAGCTTTATATTTTACCTCCTCTTGGGTGACGACTATTCTGCTGAAGAAGTGCTGGAGGTGTTCATTGGCAAAGTTGATGCACAGCTGTTCCAGGCTGTTCACCCCGAGATCCTGTGGATACAAAGAAAGACACGGACCTCTTTTGCTTCTGGTACACAAAGTCCACAAGGAAAGCGGCAGGTGGCACCTTGCATGAAGAAGAGGAAAATGGCAACAGACCCTGATGGTCTcagcatatacaggtgaaactcggaaaattagaatatcgtcgaaaagtgcatttatttcagtaattcaacttaaaaggtgaaaccaatatatgagatagatgcatgacatgcaaagcaaaatatgtcaagcctttatttgtggtaattgtcattatttgtcgttaggcgggtcagttataaatggaatgtaattaatgaaatgtaatagcaatgttacATTTAGGGACACAGTTAcatttagggacgcaggtggcgctgtgggttaaaccacagagcctagggcttgccgatcagaaggtcggcggttcaaatccccacgacggggtgagcccctgttgctcagtcccagctcctgccaacctagcagttcaaaagcacgtcaaagtgcaagtagataaataggtaaacggcgtttccgtccgctgctctggttcgccagaagcggctttgtcatgctggccacatgacctggaagctatacgctggccaataatgcaagatgagcgcgcaaccccagagtcggtcatgactggacctaatggtcaagggtccctttacctttacctttaatagcaatgtttattcttgtttatttttgtattatcgtaactatttgttttattactgtggaatttccaaaagaaagcatttgtaaaaataaaaacaaaaataaataacagtaagttgcattactgaaataaatgcacttttcgacgatattctaattttccgagtttcatctgTAGAGCTAACCAATTTTAATGGCTGAGACTTTTAATGGCCGAGACTCTTGCCCAGAACCTGCTGGCTGTTACAGTAGTTTTGCCCTGGAAATACTACAAGTTTATGGATCTAAGAGACAGTCCATATGCACCTCCTCTCCACTGCACTGTTCTTTCTGGTGGGCATTTGAATTTTCCATATTTGACAAAGTGAGGAGACAGAGAGACAAATAGAGAGAAAGGGATAGATATCATACGTGCATTTGTAGCAAAAGGAACCATTCACCAGTACTATTTTAGAACTATAGAGGTGTGGAGAGGGAGAAGCAAAACTGCTCTGACCTAAATACTTGTGGGGAGAGTATGCCGCATAGTGGCCAGAGACAAGCCTTCATGAGTGCTCATTCAACCAATCATAACCAGATCTCTGGAAGTGCTGCCCACTGTGTCCCAGACCTTCAATACAGGCAAACTGCCAATGCTCCCAATTTCGTGCGGCTGCTTTGCAGACGATTCCAATGCCCACCTGCTAACTGATCCTACATAGCAAATGTCAAGGGAGACTGCATGGAAAAGCACTTGCCAACATATTTCCCACAAGCAACTTCAAGAAGACTTGTCGTCAGCATTCATGCATACACAGCAGCACAGGGCAAAAACACAAAGCTGCCCTCAAAGACACCGTAAACACAGGAAATGACCTCAAAGCCATATATGTCAACAATGCCAATGGTGCTGTCCATTTCCAAGGGGGCCAGCCACTCATTGATTTTCGTCAGCAGCCACTCAAAGAGCAGCGAATACAAAACTTTGGCGACTGCATCCCTGAAGAAGTGGAGAGAGagcaatattatttttaaaggggaaaaaaccccagaaaatATTATTTGGATGAAAAGCTAGCAGACAGGCACCAGACAGATAAAAACAGTGAAGGTTACCTGGCATCTATAGCACTTTCTACTGACAATGGAGTGAATATCCGGTCATAACATGTTTCCTGGGGAGAGATAAATGTTAGATATGGAGACTCGTGGCATTTTAATGTCTCAAAGTAGGAGAGCTTTGGGGCAATTTCAATCACTTTGTATAATAAAGGTTTCTGCTCAGGAGTCTTTGGATTACAAAAGCTCTAATATGACTCTGCATCTTTGTTCATTCTTCTCATCTGTAGGGACTCATGTTTGTACCCATAAACTGATATAATCTGCACCAAGATGAAAAGCATGCATTTCTTTTCACCTTGTTTTGAAAATACCatatttacttgagtctaatgcaccatcgaATCTAGCAAGTGCTTTTCATGTTATTTTGCTTTATTGGCTAGAACCAAATTAAACATGCTTAATGCGACTAAAGGCTTAAACCTGAACCAAACCAAAATTCCAATTTGACTGTTTGATTCTGCTCCAGCTAGGAAAAATCAAGGAGTTTCTTTGTTTTCCTAAAGACATTTACATTGACATATAAAAAACAGCGCTTGCAAGATAGGACAGTCCTAGGAATGTACAATAGATGGCACAGTGGAGCCAGCTACCAGTAGACATTATTTTCTAATCCCACTGCAGATAAAAAACAGGGAAGGCAGGCAAATAGGTACTTGTATCTTGTTCCCACTCTTAACAAGGCAGCACAACACAATCCACGTCACTTAACCACAAAATCCTCCTCTGTGAAAAGCATGGTGAGAAGACGTAAGACATGCCAACAAGAAAAAGAGATGCTCACAGTGACTCGGTGGGTGATGGCCCTTTGAAGAAGATCTGCTGAAATATGCAGCAAACTGGCAACAATCTGGATTTCCGTTTCACTGGGGATGAGTGCAAACTCAGAGGATTCTTTCTAGATGGCCATATATACAAAGCGAGAGGAAGGTATGAAATGAGGACATTATTTACACCAAAATTTCAATCCTTAAGACATCCAAGAACACAGACAGCACTGTGCAGTGTCAGTATTCCTAAAACTCTTAAGATCTTCTTTAGTTTTGgattagaagaggaggaggagtttggatgtgatatcccgctttatcactaccctaaggagtctcaaagcagctaacattctcctttcccttcctcccccacaacaaacactctgaggtgagtgaggctgagagacttcagagaagtgtgactagcccaaggtcacccagcagctgcatgtggaggagcagggaatcgaacccggttcaccagattacgagtccactgctcttaaccactacaccacactcatcATCTTCTCTTGCAAATGCCTAACTGGAGATTACAACACATTTGGTCTTTTTTGAGCATTCATTCCAGTTTGTCTGTGGGGTGGTTAGATGACAATAAGCATCTGTCTTGATCTGCAGGCATTATGTATCTTCCTGTGGTTAACAATTATttaatcccacacttttcagtacaTTTCCTCGTCAGTTTCCTATCTGCAAAAagtatgtttctttttttttaaaaaaaaaagtggatttgttgcactagagCCCTTCAATGCACTTTAAACTGTGCAAACCTAAGGTCTGGGTTAGCTCTAGAATCCCCCCGCTGCCACACACAAAATACTGACTGTTCAGAGGCAccctaaatgaaaaaaaaaaatgtcccagGGCCATTTCCCCTTGGCTCAGGTGGTATTACTAATGACACCTTGAATTTGCAAAGATGTGACATACCTCACAGGATGTAAAGCAGATGTTTCCCAA
Above is a window of Zootoca vivipara chromosome 2, rZooViv1.1, whole genome shotgun sequence DNA encoding:
- the LOC132591652 gene encoding unconventional myosin-XV-like: MQTCVDSPRAECVSFQESGMKESSEFALIPSETEIQIVASLLHISADLLQRAITHRVTETCYDRIFTPLSVESAIDARDAVAKVLYSLLFEWLLTKINEWLAPLEMDSTIGIVDIYGFEDLGVNSLEQLCINFANEHLQHFFSRIVVTQEEEEYAEEDLIWSPVSKIPSESCLDLIAAKPHGIMRILDDQTLLSQATDHTFLQKCHYHHANSPWYVKPKLPLPVFTVQHYAGPVTYQVHKFLNKNHDLLRPEVLEIFSHSHHKTSRDT